In the Ursus arctos isolate Adak ecotype North America unplaced genomic scaffold, UrsArc2.0 scaffold_19, whole genome shotgun sequence genome, one interval contains:
- the LOC130544107 gene encoding basic proline-rich protein-like: protein MSEFKFSRGEGHQCAVRYSLMMLSSGSKPHSQSARQLGGEEAAFFPPHNEGSGREREQERSAIGDGRSRGRGQAEEAKDGQVAPAGPRAPGGAGRGRSEGPATARTQLTSAMLAAHPGTLHNKGRHRGAGSARRLPRPGPPPGRAGVGPGGREALPRPRPTARGRPPPRACRARGAGGGGEPARRGGQGRAGEGRGGGRRSAGRPGSGRDKGARRRGLPAPPPGRRDPAPPPFPPAAITGPGCPPPGEPLAAGSSLQAGPHLPVGGERASDPGPGSNALRRRRQPPPPRAAPPPLPRTSTDGTP from the exons GCCATCAATGTGCAGTCCGATACTCTCTCATGATGCTGAGCAGCGGCAGCAAGCCACACTCCCAGTCGGCCAGGCAACTGGGCGG GGAGGAGGCTGCATTCTTCCCACCGCACAATGAAGGCTCAGGCCGGGAGCGGGAGCAAGAACGCAGCGCCATCGGGGACGGCCGCTCCCGGGGTCGCGGGCAGGCAGAGGAGGCCAAGGACGGCCAAGTCGCCCCGGCCGGCCCCCGGGCCCCGGGCGGCGCGGGGAGGGGCCGGAGCGAAGGGCCGGCCACTGCCCGCACTCAGCTGACCTCCGCCATGTTGGCCGCACACCCCGGGACCCTTCACAACAAAGGCCGGCACCGGGGCGCGGGGAGCGCCCGGCGCCTCCCCCGGCCGGGCCCGCCTCCCGGGCGCGCGGGGGTCGGGCCGGGCGGCCGGGAGGCCCTTCCCCGCCCTCGCCCGACCGCGCGGGGCCGACCCCCGCCGCGGGCCTGCCGGGCCcggggcgccgggggcgggggcgagCCGGCTCGCCGCGGCGGGCAGGGCCgagccggggaggggaggggcggggggcggcgctcGGCCGGGCGGCCGGGCTCCGGCCGAGACAAAGGCGCCCGGCGCCGGGGGCTGCCCGCGCCCCCGCCCGGGCGGCGCGACCCGGCCCCGCCGCCCTTCCCGCCCGCCGCCATTACCGGGCCTGGGTGTCCTCCTCCCGGAGAGCCCCTCGCGGCCGGCTCCTCCCTCCAGGCCGGGCCCCACTTACCTGTAGGCGGAGAGCGCGCCTCGGACCCCGGTCCTGGCTCAAACGCGCTCCGTCGCCGCCGCCAACCCCCGCCACCGCGGGCAGCGCCACCGCCTCTTCCCCGTACCAGCACCGACGGGACACCTtag